The Chitinophagales bacterium genome includes the window ATAACCACATCATCATCTACTTTAGGAGGGTTAGGTGGAATATTTTTTGTATCAGGCAAGGCTATTTCCATTGCCTTAGGTTTAGCTAGGGTGGTCGTCAAGATAAAGAAGGTGATGAGTAGAAATGCTAAGTCTACCATCGGTGTCAAATCTAAACGGGGAGAGGGTTTACTACCTCGGCCTTTTTTCCCACCCCCGCCCTGGGGGTTTTCTGCTACATCAGCCATATCTTTTTACTTTTTCAGTTTAATTTACTACATTAATTAATCTCTTGCTCCTTGTGTAGTCAACAAGCTAAAGCGACTTACTCCCTGATTTTCAAGAGTATTCATGACTTGTTTGATGACTGCGTATGGCGACTTGGTGTCGGCTTTTATCACTACGGTAGCTTTCTGATTGGCAGCACGTGCTTGGTAAATCCACCATCGCAGTTCATTCGCATCAGAATTTTCTACATCCGCAGGAATTCCTTTTGTATTCTTAATCATCTCTAGTTTGGCTGCTGCATCTGCAGATAAAAATGTTGGTAGCTCTTTCGCAGAAACTGGTATCACACCTCCATTAATGAAATTTTTCTTTTGATCTTCTGTATTAATATTCGTAAGACCAAATTGTGATTTCAAATTATCTAACCAAATAGCTCTAGAATCATTGACATTATCCATTCCTACAAATATCCGTCCTGCTTTATCTACCAAGATAGTGATTACGTTCACATCTGGCACTGGCATTTCTACTATCGAAGAAGGGGTCATGACCTCTACAGGTTCTACAGGCTTAGCCTTAGCAGTCAAGATAAAGAAAGTCAAAAGAAGAAAAGATACATCACACATCGCCGTCATATCGACGAATACGGAGCCTTTTTTTACTTGAATTTTTGGCATCTTTTAAAATTTTCTTTTTGAATAATCTAGTTTTTAAGATTAATTTCTAGACGCAAATGTTTGAGAAATCAAGAATTGAGCTTCATCCATCTTATAGGTCATCCCATCAATCTTGGAATTAAAGAAATTATAAAAAGTAATAGCGAAGAAGGAAGTAGATATACCTAAAGCCGTATTGATAAGGGCTTCTGAGATACCTACAGCGAGTGCAGTCTGGTCTGGAGCACCTGCAGCACCTAGAGCCGCGAAAGACTTAATCATACCCAATACCGTACCAATCAATGCCGCTAGAGTAGCTATGGTAGCAATCGTAGATAGAATGGTCATATTTTTACTCAACATAGGAACCTCCAAAGCGGTAGTCTCCTCCATTGACTTC containing:
- a CDS encoding biopolymer transporter ExbD, which encodes MPKIQVKKGSVFVDMTAMCDVSFLLLTFFILTAKAKPVEPVEVMTPSSIVEMPVPDVNVITILVDKAGRIFVGMDNVNDSRAIWLDNLKSQFGLTNINTEDQKKNFINGGVIPVSAKELPTFLSADAAAKLEMIKNTKGIPADVENSDANELRWWIYQARAANQKATVVIKADTKSPYAVIKQVMNTLENQGVSRFSLLTTQGARD